Proteins co-encoded in one Opitutus terrae PB90-1 genomic window:
- the plsY gene encoding glycerol-3-phosphate 1-O-acyltransferase PlsY, with the protein MLLPLLIALILGYLLGSLPFGYLVARSHGVNIFEVGSKNPGATNVRRVLGPRPGTLVFALDALKGAAASWWALLSHTDVSVTFALDETSLAASGTVAGSAWTQLGVAGLIGALLGHGFSCFTRFRGGKGVATSAGGILILMPGATVIAALAWVTVFYATRYVSLASIVAALALVAAAFLLTLPGLLLGLSIVIAAFVVIRHRTNIGRLLNGTENKSGKKSPPARS; encoded by the coding sequence ATGCTGCTGCCGCTGCTCATCGCGCTCATCCTCGGATATCTGCTCGGTTCGCTGCCGTTCGGCTATCTGGTCGCGCGATCGCACGGGGTGAATATTTTCGAGGTTGGCAGCAAGAACCCCGGCGCGACCAACGTGCGGCGCGTGCTCGGGCCGCGGCCGGGCACGCTCGTGTTCGCGCTCGATGCGTTGAAGGGCGCCGCGGCTTCGTGGTGGGCGCTGCTCAGCCACACCGACGTGTCGGTCACCTTCGCGCTCGACGAAACGAGCTTGGCGGCGAGCGGCACGGTGGCGGGATCGGCGTGGACGCAACTGGGCGTGGCGGGTCTGATCGGCGCGCTGCTCGGGCATGGGTTCTCATGCTTCACACGGTTCCGGGGGGGCAAGGGCGTCGCGACGTCGGCGGGCGGCATTCTCATCCTCATGCCGGGCGCGACGGTGATCGCCGCGCTGGCGTGGGTGACCGTGTTCTATGCGACGCGCTACGTCTCGCTGGCCTCGATCGTGGCCGCGCTCGCGCTCGTGGCGGCGGCCTTCCTGCTGACGCTGCCGGGGTTGCTCCTCGGGCTCTCGATCGTGATCGCGGCGTTCGTGGTCATCCGCCACCGGACGAATATCGGGCGGCTGCTGAATGGCACGGAAAACAAGAGCGGAAAAAAAAGCCCGCCGGCCAGATCCTGA